In Bacillus marinisedimentorum, the genomic stretch GGAGCGGTGCGCCTGGATGGCAGCGATTTTTTTGTCTGCCGCTGCTGTAACATCCCTGACAATATCAGGTTCGCCCAGGTCTTCCAGTGTGTTTTTCGAAAAAGCCACACAATCGACCTGGGGGCGTTCTGCTTCCGGGATGCGTTCTGCCGCCCGGATGACAGCTGCTCCCATTGTGTCATGGTCAGGATGAACGCTGTAGCCTGGATAGAATGTCAAAATCAATGACGGCTTCACTTCATCGATCACTTCGGAAATTTTATCCGCAATTTCATCAAGGTCTTCAAACTCCATTGTTTTATCACGGTACCCGAGCATGCGCAAATCATCAATTCCGACCACTTTGACGGCTTCCATAAGCTCCTTTTTCCGTATATCCCGCAGTGTTTCACGGGTTGCAAACGGAGGATTTCCCATATTCCGTCCCATTTCGCCGAGCGTACCGCATACATATGTGACCGGCACTCCCATTTCCGCATACATCGATATTGTCCCTGAACAGGAAAACGCCTCATCATCCGGATGAGGAAAAGCGATCATTACATGTCTTTCTTTATCCATATCCATTCTGCCTCCTTACTCGAAAGGTGCCGGGTTGAGCTGCAGGGCAACCGCAAGTTTTCCATCTGCATCGTGTCCCGCAATGAGAATCCTGCCCTTTTCATCATTTTCCCAGTGGGTCAAGCCTTCAGCATAAACCCAGCCGATTTCCAATTTCAATCCGACGCGGTACGGTCCTTCACCAGCCACTTTCCCGCGCGAATATTGTATTTCAGCGTTTCTGATATATGCCCCGACATTCATTTTCGCTTCTCCGTGGTGTGTAGCATAGGCACCATTGGTTGTTTCAAGGTGCAAATAAAGTCGCTGTCCGGTTAAATGATCTATGGCGATCTGCAGGTCACTTTTATTGATCGGTTCCAACAAATTCTCCTCCTTTGCCAGCCAAAACATTGTCACGTTTTCTCATGTATGTATCTTACTAAAAAATACTCCGGATGTCTTGTTAAAGGAGTTGATCCGGCTGTGCCCATTTTGGGAGGAGATGCTTTGACAGCCTATACAATTCTTTTCCGGCAGGCATAGTCTAACCATAACGACGGGAAGGAGGAGAAAACATGGCTGGCAACAAAAATGTTTTCAACAACATCGAGAAAAAGAGCGGTGTGAACATGAGTGAAATCATGAAACTCGCCGATTCATTAAAAAATGCTGATTTCAGTGACGAAAAAACGGTGCGCAAAATTGTTCGGCGTGTCGGAAAAATCGCCAACCGCAATGTCAGCAAGGAGCAGGAAGATAAACTTGTCAAAGCAATCACGAGCGGGAAAGTGCCGAAGGATATCAACTCCCTGGCAAAAATGATGAAAAAGTAAATGGATATTTTGAGGCTGGGACATAACTAAACTACCCAACTCTATAGACGAATAATTTCATGTTAAGAAGCCATAAAGTAAAAAAATCCGAACTAATGCGAAATTCTATTTAGTGCTTCGCAACATAGTTCGGATTTTTCTTTGATTAAAATACGTTTGTCCCCGTCTCTTCCTCAAGTTTAGCGGATAATCGGCCTTTCTTCATCAGAAAAATAGTCTTCAAAAAACATGGTCTGGGATGTGAAGATGTTGGTTGGAAGGGCATCAAGCGGAAAAAAATCATTTCTCATTGATTCCTCGGTTTTTTCCTTCAACTCACCAACGAAATCCCGGCATGTGAAAATAATCTGCACCATATATACCTGGTCACCATTCGCGAATGTCTTGTCAAAATCTTTACCTGAATAAATTCCGAACAGTTCGAGTTTCCCGGGTTTGATTCCGGTTTCCTCAAACACTTCCCTTCTGGCA encodes the following:
- the bshB2 gene encoding bacillithiol biosynthesis deacetylase BshB2; its protein translation is MDKERHVMIAFPHPDDEAFSCSGTISMYAEMGVPVTYVCGTLGEMGRNMGNPPFATRETLRDIRKKELMEAVKVVGIDDLRMLGYRDKTMEFEDLDEIADKISEVIDEVKPSLILTFYPGYSVHPDHDTMGAAVIRAAERIPEAERPQVDCVAFSKNTLEDLGEPDIVRDVTAAADKKIAAIQAHRSQAEGFRNAIGERLKAQEPEAMEWIGTERFWHYKWND
- a CDS encoding YojF family protein, which codes for MEPINKSDLQIAIDHLTGQRLYLHLETTNGAYATHHGEAKMNVGAYIRNAEIQYSRGKVAGEGPYRVGLKLEIGWVYAEGLTHWENDEKGRILIAGHDADGKLAVALQLNPAPFE
- a CDS encoding stage VI sporulation protein F, producing the protein MAGNKNVFNNIEKKSGVNMSEIMKLADSLKNADFSDEKTVRKIVRRVGKIANRNVSKEQEDKLVKAITSGKVPKDINSLAKMMKK
- a CDS encoding NUDIX hydrolase, whose translation is MDYISHIRSLVGHEKVIMVVAGAFVFDDENRLLLQQRADNGQWGIPGGFMEFNETVQETARREVFEETGIKPGKLELFGIYSGKDFDKTFANGDQVYMVQIIFTCRDFVGELKEKTEESMRNDFFPLDALPTNIFTSQTMFFEDYFSDEERPIIR